From the genome of Streptomyces sp. NBC_01304:
TTGGCGGCGCGGGCACCGGCCAGGTCGCGGGTGCGGCCGTAGAGCACCGGCCAGAGATCGTCGCCGTACGTCCCCCAGGTCAGCCAGTGCGAGGAGAGGTCCAGCTCCTCCGGCGTGGCGTCCGGGTCGAGTCCCGCCGAGCAGAGCGGCAGGTCGTAGCCGATGAGGCGCTGCTCGTCCCAGACGTCGGAGTGCGGCTTCCCGGGCTGCGGCTGCAGGATGCCCATCCGGTGCCCCCACTCCACACAGCGGCGCCGGGCGCCCTCCAGGTGCGGGCTCAGCTTCAGCGCGTACGGCAGCTTGAACTCGGGGAGCAGGGACGGCCCGACGTGCCGGTACGGCTCATGGGTGTGGCTGCGCACCCGGGCCTGCTCGGCGCGGCGGGTGAAGCGCAGGCCGAGCTGCGGGACGGAGAAGCCGCCCGCCTCCTGGCCGGCCGCGCGCTTGTTCATGTAGCGGCTGGAGCGCATGTGCCACTCGTGACCGCCGGACTGCCAGTCCTGAAGTCCCTTGGCGTACGCGGCCACCGCGGCGGTTCCCGCCGGATCGAGGCCCTTCTCCACGCACAGGGACGGGACTTCGGTGAGGGCGGTGTTGTCGAACTGGTGCAGTCGCGAGGTCAGCAGGTCGTTGACGGCGTCCGCGGCTTCCTGGGTGGTGCAGTTCAGGAAGCGCTCCATGACCAGGACGCCGTTGCTGTTCTCGCCCTCGTCCTCGACCTCGCGCTGATACGAGAACAGGTCGTTGCGCAGATGCACGGCGTCCGAGAAGGCGTCGCGCAGGACGCGCAGCGGCCTGGAGTGGGCGACGGCGTCCGGGACTTCGGCGTTCGCCGCGTACTCGACGAGACCCGCGGACCAGGGGGCGCCGCCGACCTTGCGGCGCATCTCGATGTACTCGACGGGGTTGGCGATGCGGCCCTCGTTGATGTTCGAGAGCTCCCACATCGACTCGTTGAGGAGGTGCTCGGTGTTCTCCCTGAAGCGGGCCCGCCAGCCCTCCGTCATGCTCGGGACCGTGCGCGCCCACAGGTCTGCGAGGCCCGCCTCGACGGGGTTGGTGGGCTCGGGGAAACCGTCCGCCAGGTCCATCGGCATGAAGGCGGGCAGCCGGTCGAGGTAGGCCTTGGCGCCCTGGCGGTCCTGGGTGCGCTTGAACAGTTCCAGGAAGTGGTCGTCGAAGAAGAAGACCCACACGTACCAGTCGGTGACCAGCGAAAGGGCCTCGCTGCCGCAGTCGGGGTGGGTGTACGCGCACAGCAGCGCGTAGTCATGGGATTCGAGGTCGCGCTCGTCCCAGACCCCGGATCCCTCGAGCATCCCCATGGTGCGCGCCCACTGTGTGGTGTGCGTTCTCGCATCGTCGACATGAGGGTTGAGGCGTGCCGGGTAGGGCACGTAGAAGTCCGGGAGTTCGAAGGGCTGCGCCATGCGCACCAGGCCTTTCAGGGGTGGTCGATCGCGCGCAGGCGATCATGTACGGGCGAGCACTACCCGTCGCCCGTACGGCCCACCCCACCCGGCCCTGGGTCGAAGCAACTCGGTCAACTCCGATCAAGAGCGGCCGGTTCGCGGTCGGTCAGACCACCGCGCCGCGCCCCGGGTCGTCGTCGTCCTCGTCGTCTCCCTGCATCCGCATGACCAGCGTCGCGAAGCCGCCGACGAAGCCGCCGATGCCGAGCGTGGTCAGCCACCAGGTCATCTCCCAGCCGAGCAGCACGGCCAGCAGGAGCAGCAGCGGGCCGCCGATGACCGCGAG
Proteins encoded in this window:
- a CDS encoding terpene synthase family protein gives rise to the protein MAQPFELPDFYVPYPARLNPHVDDARTHTTQWARTMGMLEGSGVWDERDLESHDYALLCAYTHPDCGSEALSLVTDWYVWVFFFDDHFLELFKRTQDRQGAKAYLDRLPAFMPMDLADGFPEPTNPVEAGLADLWARTVPSMTEGWRARFRENTEHLLNESMWELSNINEGRIANPVEYIEMRRKVGGAPWSAGLVEYAANAEVPDAVAHSRPLRVLRDAFSDAVHLRNDLFSYQREVEDEGENSNGVLVMERFLNCTTQEAADAVNDLLTSRLHQFDNTALTEVPSLCVEKGLDPAGTAAVAAYAKGLQDWQSGGHEWHMRSSRYMNKRAAGQEAGGFSVPQLGLRFTRRAEQARVRSHTHEPYRHVGPSLLPEFKLPYALKLSPHLEGARRRCVEWGHRMGILQPQPGKPHSDVWDEQRLIGYDLPLCSAGLDPDATPEELDLSSHWLTWGTYGDDLWPVLYGRTRDLAGARAANERLSLFMPLDGAEPPEPADALERGLDDLWKRTAGPMTERDRAVFRKSVEDMTASWLWELANQAQHRVPDPVDYIEMRRFTFGADMTMRLCRIRNGDQVPEEIYRSGPIRSLENSAVDYACLLNDLFSYQKEIEYEGEVHNAVLVVQNFFDVDYPTGVAIVDDLMNSRLREFQHVVKHELPQLYEDFALDGPTRKVLDGYVEELQDWMTGILNWHRKVRRYREEDLKGGTGGSPWRLGGPVGIGTSAARITELLAG